The genomic stretch tacacaaaacacatgtcagcgcataaaccgcgctgatcggaaaggaccgaccatatgtttataattggaactaattgaattatttcctcAGAATTAGTTTGataatttaacatgtttaagaagaaaatatattttgaaaaatcagttttcaaaagaattatatcatgtttaatatataaatatacaaacgtTTACTGCGTTCATTGCCATAGCACAATTAATATCCTTTGAATttatgcggcgtaacaaacacgtgtcTCTGATTAGTCccgatagagtttgattggattatcacacctattgataatcaattaatcagtatatttgaaagcacacacaagtgacatgtgacaaataatgtctaacgagggaagtgcagttaaatatgataagcttttatttaatttcatttaattgtcgatattattgcaaattgaaaaattgaagaaaaacaggaacattcagtatattttttatttttgcacacgAAAAGCTTACATagccatatacatatatacttaaATGTGTCAACACTTATTCAATGTTTTACTAAAACAGCGATGAATTGTAGATTTAATCATACATTGGCCTAAATTTTTTACGAGTTGACATTCCAGATACACCATAGAAGgcacatttatatattaatgcattTTGCCCTTGGTATGATTTTCCAGGCGTGTAACATAACTGTCACCAAATATTTTTGTCTATGGTGAATATATCatattattgaatgaagcatATTTACTCGATGGCAGATTATTTTGACAACGAAAAGCCGtaaaaacatctttaactttctttaaatattttgattgatacTATAGCAATCAGTGTCCACTCAACATGCTCAACTTGTTGATTGACAGGTGACACTCGAATAACATGCCTGTTCGTTATTAACAATTATAAGGTACTTACGATTtgaaagtatatttcaagaatattgGTTGTTATTAAAGTTCAGTAAATAAAGAGTGGTCTGAAAGAAAGAGGAAAAAAACGATGATTTTAACAACTCAGAATTTATACAAGTATCATTATTTCTTCATTCATGGCGGTAAAATAATTCCTCTGTTTCCTGAAATATGTCATAAAGGAATATCATGTTAgcatataaaaagatattttgaaataatttgaactaaAAAATTGAAACTTGAAGTTTACCTACCTAAGTtgaaagctaacaaaattatggcgattgtggtTCATCAAAGAATGCGCAAATTTCCCGagcgctcaacaaattttcaacctcgtataaaaacgttttgcgcGTGTtaatttgcttttgtaaattaattattcattttagatatgatttaATTCTTTtgtaaaccctaaaaatacgattgattaaagaaatacgggtgtatattacagaattttaggacatggaaattcatccacgaatgcgcaaattttcagtgcgcacgccgattttcaatcgTGTACAAGATGTAATGCGCAAAAGCATTTTAATATCCTttcgaaaattaattatttatgataaatatgtttgaattcagtcataaaccacttcaaaaataccatttgttgaagaaatacgggtgtatttcggttatggtaatttcccgagcggtcgccaaatttcaatctcgtataaatcgttttgtgttaagtattttattttccttttgtaaacttattatttatattaaacacgaatgatttctgaaaaaaaaaaaacactacaaaataccatttattaataaaaaacgggtgtatttcggttatggaaatttccagcgcggtcgccgaatttcaatctcgtataaaatcattttacgtgaacgtattttattttcctttggtatgttaattatttatgataaatatgattgaattatatcaaaaacacttcaaaaatacctttaaattaaaaaatacaggtgtattccggttatgcaaaGTGTTTTCCGGTTTTTAGTTGGATTCCAGTTTAATGTGTGACCCggataaagggcgggaatttagcagaagatcaaaggcaggagggcatgaccgcgagtatttattttgaatacacgtgtttatcgtggacatagttttactgtaggaaatgactgataagaggaaggattatcaaaggaaaatgtctccggggcccgagtgacgcacaggcaattatcatgccAGGTCCTTTGAgtgtcttttgaaaatctcccggacccgggttcccgggtcaaatggaacccctgagtaaaactttatcaggcccattaagttacgagacgctcctaagactatcgggtatcgatttttttcttgatttttttttctttcgagggggaatttttctacACTTGGGGGggaaaaacatactatttcgagggggggacggggccgaatttcggtcccaaaaatcggcaaacgagggccctgtgttaacactgtagaggccacatttatgactgtatcttcatgaaacttagtcagaatttttatcttgatgatctcaaggtccagtttgaatctaggtcatgtagggtcaaaaactaggtcaccaggtcaaatcaaagaaaaagctagttaacactctagaggccacatttatgaccatatcttaatgaaatttgttcagaatgttaatcttgatgattcctaggtcaggtgagcgaaacagggccttcatggtcctcttgtttaagattcagccttgaaatttggataacatgtacagttttgcacacctgTCTTAAAACTTAAGACTTTCAGTTaccgtgaatgtgacctactgacctaccttctaaATTTTTTAGCATCAAATTTTGccgtttgaaacatgtggctcatattactcaggtgagcgatccaggttcATCATGACCCACTTGTTCATTTGCAGCATTATGTCTGAAAgtttcaattttgtgttttaaatgtgttttgaagattttcttgcAGAAAAAAATGTAGAGATGTTCAGCTGACTTGCCTGTGTTACTGGCAATAGTGGTTTGGTGTTACTGATACATTTGGACTATGCTTAAGTGATGCCAAACAGAAACTGCAGAAGCAAATTTACAGTCAGCTGAACACCAGGCCCTGATCCATGACCAGGCTGAGGGGGCCCGTGCCAAccttggctgagaagtgaccctatactcatcaaagatgcaacCTACTGTTTTGGCAGAGGaataatttttcttcaaaattttgacccagaaacgcaccagaggccaccatttcatacctgtatttcaaaattttcaagggggagagccccctgacccccctcaTCAAGAGGGGAGTTACCCctccattatttatttattgacatttaacaTCAATAGCATAAAGCACAATAACAAAGGcgataaatatataatatcacaGAATATAAAactacctcaaaatttagacctacaAATgtaccagaggcaaccatttcatgcctgtatttcacaAATATGCAGGGGGAGAAACTCTGACCCCCCCCCTGTAAAATGAGGGCTTTACAGCCACCAATAAATGGaagcagaggccaccattttatacctgcaTTTCAACAAAATTCAGAAACCCTCTAATATGGGTAAAGGCACCCCTCAAATACCCTGCTAGGCTTCTCGGCGATGACATCCTCGTTCTAGActggtgacccccccccccagTCAAACATTTCTGTATAGCTTATATGTATGGTAATACCTCCTAGTTTTTGTCTCAGTATTCCTAGATTTTCCTAGTTTTCTGCTTAAAAAATTCCTAGTTTTCTCCTAgttttttcaaatgtattgctGGAAAGCCTGCATAAAAGCaacattgtaataaaatattaccAGTACATCACAAAAGCATATTTTTCCAATAATGTTTACAGCAATGGgtgatataaatgtttttatggcccaTAGTAGTATATTAGTCTTACCCTTAAATTGTTCCATATAAATTTTTGATACAGTTGGGTTGTTTACTGCAGAACTATTGACTGGAAAATATCTACTGAGAATAGATTGTTGCAGTGTGAATTTATTGGTTGTTTTCAGTTATTTGGAAACGGTGATATTTTCTGAAACTTTCTTTTCTAGGAGTGCAATTCCATAATGctttttatttgatattgaaaatataggagccgtgtcatgggaaaaccaacatagtggctttgcgaccagcatggatccagaccagcctgcgcatcgctaacagtttctctaatagcaataggctttgaaagcgaacagcatggatcctgaccagactgcgagaatgcgcaggctggtctggatccatgctggttgcaaagccactatgttggttttctcatggcctggCTCAATTATGaagcagctgtccaaatagatgctGCGCATAAGTACATGGTTAAATAAGCACTACTtcaataataaagggaggtaataaaaaatgaTGGATTCATTAGTATTTTATACTATTTTAATCATTATTCAGACCTTAGACAAGTATGTTAGAagacaattatttaaaataagattTGACAAAAAGTtagaatattttaacaaatataacagaaaaaagtggcagtcacattataaacaaaggaaACCTACCCCTTAATAGTTTGAAGTTGAAATAAATACCATAATTATAAGATAGTTTTTACATGTAATTCAGGTAGGACAGTAGTAACTAAATTTGAGGGATTGTTAGACATTTTGTCTTAGCACTGTAATTGTCATGTTATTAACTCCTTGTgaaattgttaacatttttgtggtttttttaTGGTGGcagtttatgaaatttaatcccaacaagtAAATCTTGTTAAAAAAGTTCTAAATTTTGACATCCACAATATTAAAAAATTTGCAGTCTGTTTTGGCAGAAACCAAATAAATCTTACACCagcaaaatttaacaattctttgataccttttgatatacaaaatgaataaaaatctaTTGTCATAAAAGCTATGAATCAGACACTGAAAGATTCTGCAGTAGTAAGCATCTGTTGCTGAGAAATTGTATcgagtttgttgtttttttattggcACATTGATCTCTTCTCCATGAATTCAATTTCTACGTTTTATAGATCTGTAAAAAGAAACTTTTCTCTTTATAGGACAAATATTCTAGAATTAAGTTATTGATTGTTTACCTAATTGagaaaatagtgttttattaagGATTCCTGTGTGAAATTAAAAGATTGCAAGAAGATATCTTATATAGCTGATGTTGCATATTGAAATTGGAAAGAGAATGTTTCTTGTACAGGAAATGTACTGGGTTTTTATGTATTGAGTATATAAAGTAAATGAAGGAATGAGATTctatttgttttgatttgttgGGTTTCAAGTTGCACTGACCACAGTGGATTTTCCAGCTTCTTATGGTGCAGGTAGACACCATTACCCCTTGTGGCATTATTTAGGGTATTGTAAAACTTTTGACTCGGCTTATAAGATGGCTTGAAAATTTGACATGTGACAATATGAACAGTGCTTATACccataggtgaggggcaagtgaatgAAAGGGAGGGAACTTAACAACTCAGCTGTGAAAGGTATGCAGTAACTGTGTtaagtatacatttgtatcatGATCAAAAGTAATAAGTGTTGATGATTCGGAATGTGATAGTGCTTTGTAAGGGAAGTTGTTGAAATATTATcgatagatttgtttgtttttagaaaaacagAGCCAGTCTTAATGTGGAAAGAAATACAAGCAACAACAATGGAGTGTGGAGTAAAGACATAAACTACAAGGGAAAATATTTTccagatttgaacaattttagaatgTCGTTTGGAACACCATCATACCCGTCGCCGCTTGACAGAATTCGATCCAGTAATCAAGGGAATAATGCATCGTTTGAAGCGAACCAGTCTTTCCCAAAGACGTCGAAGACAAAACTTAAAGTTCCCACAAGGAAACTTCATTTAGACAACTTTAAAGGTAAGATTTTGGTAGTTAGTAAAGTTTtactaaattttgttttctgaTGATCAGGCAGAATGTATACTCAAAATGTTCACAAAATTTACGTGCATTATATTTTCATAGGACCCTCTTCTCTTTACTACTAGGTCATATCtccttatatagtaaaaaaaggTCCTAAAATTGTACTGTAGAGGACAAAAAATTCTTACTTAGAAAAGTtgaatatttgatttattattcACCATTGCAGTATCTTTTAAAGGTTAAACCTTAAAATGAATTACAGAGGAACAGTTATTCTTTTCTTCAGAAAGTCTGGAACTCTGTAGAAAACACTGGTCCCATGTCCTGAAAACGAAAGAAGCGTTTTACTGATCATGAAGTTGATTGCAAAGAAGTGTTGTTATATCCGTTTgtttaaaaagatgaaatataAAGATCAAAGAAAATTGTATTATATCTCATTTTAAACTGGACCATTCTAATATGGCCTTTGGACCAACATTTAGCTTTAGAATGATTAAAACAGTGTGCAGCAAGTTCATCTAGATGCTAGATGAGAAAACAGGAGTATTTCTAGACTTATCTaatgcatattttatttacaGGTTCAGAATTGAATGATGTAAGCTTTTCCTCGGGATTCCCTAAGGGAGCTTACAACCATTTGGCTGACAGGAGCTTCGATCAATCTCCTCTCGATAAAAGTATGAACCAGTCTGGACATTCGTCATCAAGGGAAGTAAGCCATATTTCGTCAAGGGAAGTAAGCCATATTTCATCGAAGGATAGTAGTATGAATGCTTCATCAGGGGAGAGAAGTATGGCTGATAGCTGGTCTTTCTATAATCATATTGGGGGCTGCGATGTTGGGAACACCCTACCGTCCACTGTGCGTAACCCAAACAAAGCCTTGTGTACGATAAACGGAAAAACGTCAGAGGTATGTTAACGTGCAAGTGAAGTTTTCATTGACATCTTTTTCAGTCTTGCTCATTTAGtttaaaaatcctttttaacaaactttaagGTAAAACAAATAATACAGCACATCATTCCAGTCAAACTAGAACACAAACCACCTGTTTGTACAGCATTTCTgtgaaagtgaaataaaatattctccaattaaaacaaaatgtttattaatGGATAGAGGCAATGAAATCATCAGCTTTAAGAAATCGAATAGGATGGGGCATAGCAACTGCTTTTTCTACATAGCTGTAAATACTTCAGCCTCTTTATAAAAGCTCTGTTTTGTGATTAGGCTGACATATACAAGTATGTGTACACTCCAAAGGAATAAATTCTGGacaattttgagaatattttgcATGATATTGGTAAAATGTAAGATAAGCACGAAATATTAATATCTGATATCAGGCATATTCAGTAAATAAATGAACAATGCATTATCTGATATTTTAGTTGCTTGTATAACAGAATTATGATCAACAGGGAATTGGGACGAACAATTTGTATCTCGCTTGAAAAACTAATTGgcagttaaaatgaaaaaaaacaaaaacaactacaTATTGACAGTGGTAGACAGTCAAGGTTGCTGCAGAACTGATGCAACTTTCTCGTAACAAAGCTAATTTAAAACCTATAAAGTATAGTAGCAGATCAATGATGTGACCCAGGTGTGTTTGACTTGTTTTGACATTTACTTGTCTTGGAATGATGGCAGTAAACTCATTGATTTTTACCCTGCATGTTTAGAAGTATGACAACATCTGTGACAAAGTCATTTCAGAAAAGTCCATGACATTAATGTACTCTCCTAGGCTAGACAAAATTAAATGTAAGCTTGCTGTCGGTCAGTCCCTATATtcctaaaaaaaaattagatattttctTGATATCTGCCTACCACTTACCTCACTACTCATCTCTATGTAACATGTGTAATGAATAATTTTCTTGTAATTCTAAACATTTTctaggaaaaaataaaatattcgaGTTTTTCTTCTCCTATTGCAGATAACATACATTTCAAATCTCAGAtatactgtggaatcatttaatttcatgggcataaacttttggttttggtcaaaatggcttTTTTCCATAGGATAGCGATTTGAAGATTTCAATTTTGGAAGATGAAATGAATTggaatttactttttttcttggGATTAAATGTTATGGATTGTCATAACCACAGGATCCATGTAAATAATACATCCGCCAGGAATACACTAACGTAGAATTCCTTTTGAAGTCATCCAAGCTTGTTCAGTCTAAGCTATTTTCTATCATCTATCTGCTTTAAGGTGAAAGGTCAATACTCCCTGTCCATTTTATGTCCTCTAAAAGTGTGGAAAAACTTGCCATACACAGCAGGTCTGCTAGAGGTCAGTGAAGTAGATACATAACAGAGGTCTTTGGccagggttgtttttttttcccatcagcagatttttttttaaaagctgttttcCCCTGTAATTTAATTTACATCATAACTTTTGTTCCCCATTTGCCTTcatatcaaactttaaaaaaaatctgaataagAGTTGATGGTGCCTTCCAGTCTTTGTGAAAATATCCTGTTCATTGATTCACTATTTCCTAAGTTTTgttagatttgaaaaaaaaaattgatgataCATTTTAAGTACCATATTGGGATTACATTTCTTGTAATGATCAGTATGTTATTTGGTCTTGTAAGTAACTCTTCTATTAAGATTCTCATGTTAGTGTGAATGTATTATTACTCCTTCGGGAGAAATTTTGATGGATTTCTTGGTTGcataaaataacatttgtattttaccattaaaatttaaaatcaacaagttCATGTTAAAATAGCAGTTCGTACTTTTttcgtttgattttttttttcaaaaagctgAATATAGAAGGGAAATGATACAAAGGTCTTATCTTTCGGTAAGTTCACCATGCACTAAaggtttaaattaaaatgttacgCATACATTATAGACCGTTCTAATTGCAATGTAACATTcagcattttgaaataaatacatgaTGTGTACCGTACAATTATACCAACGTTTTAGCATTTTTCTTCATGGTATGAAAGTTCCTAAAGGGTGGAAAAGGTGTAAATTGTTTATCTAATATGATAGAGAGTATTAGAATAGCAAAACACAAGTCAAAGTCAAATGTTTTATTGGCATCATCGCAACGGCGGTTtacacatttatatacaataataaaataacagaaaagtatgataaatacaattttcatgttaatattACTGAATGATATCAAATTGACATAcattatcaaaacattaaacacatgttttaacaaaattgtaTCCCCGTGTATATAAAGAGTGTAAATTGCATTATTCATTatcatgccgtgaattcccggtcaaaattaccactttagattttcgcagtagagaactgtggcaagtctatatttgcatgtagttttcgtgtggctatcggtgtgtaacattaacctattcgcattgaccgttaattataggctatagcatttatttttgtcCATgggtatttaacaagttagaagagttaaagacccaccaatacctagtggtctaccttttcctcccacatgaactttgtgcaaataattctggtaatactggtatcatacaaatattctacaagatgacaggtggacaagctcagtctggttttcataacttcatctgcaaacttactcagtcattctcttctcagtatagttttataaaaaatagaataataactatcttacactgtatatagaaacaaagtgtgatctaaactcaccttaatacatgaagtaccgcgCATACTACTACatcaattgaataatatatttagtaatacattgtcttagccttatatctgttactgtcaaactgtaattagacacttgttatttctcatttctccatacccatacaaaaatgtataattacaattatggaacaatctagctgaagtacttgatcttctaaacgaagatccgagaatgacccattcttaatcgtcttctgtacattttgatttccagaattgctatttttattttacgcaattctatttttgtttattttaaccaatgagacgatttgttcgaatgtcaaagattaagaaaaatgtgtaggctgtcagggactcgaatccgagaccagtcgcttacagagcaagtgctctaccgacagagtaaacgctttaccgacagagctaaccggctgacaCTTAACGttataaaaaatgtaactatcaaaaacccattctaaatatagattttttattcttacaaaatgttgtaagtaatcCTTCTGtctggctaacggaatggtcgtcagaa from Mercenaria mercenaria strain notata chromosome 16, MADL_Memer_1, whole genome shotgun sequence encodes the following:
- the LOC128549335 gene encoding uncharacterized protein LOC128549335, with the translated sequence MAEESKGLRPYDLQVNADPGRRSLPHYVTIQTSDRVSNVRQSTPDMSLKNRASLNVERNTSNNNGVWSKDINYKGKYFPDLNNFRMSFGTPSYPSPLDRIRSSNQGNNASFEANQSFPKTSKTKLKVPTRKLHLDNFKGSELNDVSFSSGFPKGAYNHLADRSFDQSPLDKSMNQSGHSSSREVSHISSREVSHISSKDSSMNASSGERSMADSWSFYNHIGGCDVGNTLPSTVRNPNKALCTINGKTSEVNAVDNQTIQSRLNDILKHYDPMFSESIGKVN